The sequence below is a genomic window from Rhinolophus sinicus isolate RSC01 chromosome X, ASM3656204v1, whole genome shotgun sequence.
CTAATGGGAAATTAGTCTACTTTGTGAACACAGTGGTTTGTTTCCTGTCTTCACTAGCCATTCTTAACAAATTAAGtaagtggtttttattttgtttatttattttctcctgattaaggtcttcttttatttatgtaaagttttcttggattttagttttttttaaattaaagtttattggggtgacaattgttagtaaagttacatagacttcaggtgtacaatgctgtatttcatcatctataaatcccattgtgtgttcaccacccagattcagttctccttccatcaccatatatttgatcccctttaccctcatctcccacccctctccccccttaccctctggtaaccactaaactattgtctgtgtctatgagtttttgtttctcatttgtttgtcttgttcttttgttgttttggtttatataccacatatcagtgaaatcatatgttctctgctttttctgtctgacttatttcgcttagcattatattctcaagatccatccatgttgtcacaaatggtcctatttcatcttttcttaccgccgaatagtattccattgtgtatatataccacaacttctttatccattcatctatcgaaggaaagTAAGTGGTTTTTTAAGACACCAATAAATCGCCTTACGAACAGTGAGTGATTGGTACATTGTAAAGGAGGCAAAAATCAGccattaaatttaaaacagaatctaACCTGTTAATTTGTTAATAAATGACTGGACACTAGTCATTTAATATATGGTTCTAAATGATGGCTACTATGACTATTGAAAGAAATGAATTGCTTTTGCTTTATTCTCTTTACACTTGAAAATAAACCAAACTCAGAAAGGTTTATTGGCAATCTTGTCCaactattgtttatttatttgcagaTTAGAGGCGAGGCAAATGGTTTCAGGATATGTCCTTTGTGCTAACAGCTTTCTAGAAACATCTTGATTAAGGCTATCAGGCCTAGAAGTAAGTTAGAAAAGATATGCTCTGGGGGAAGTGCCAAACATTCTGATGAATGATTTGTGATTCTATAAATTGTACTTAATTACTAACTATAATGGACATAGCATATAAAAAGATTAATGCCTTTTCCAAGAGTGAAGCTAGATGGcataatttcttcttaaaattgctAATGTGGATTATGTTAAAGGACTCATGTGAAAATACTGCTTACAGAACTcttcaataataaagaaaacgCTGATTGTATGTGATTAGGAGGAGTGAGATTGGGTGAAAAGGATCTTAGGCTCTAAAAACTAGACAGATCTGAGTCCCAACTTGGGTACTGCCAGTTAAGAGCTGTGTGGTCATGTGGTCATGGGGAAAGATCCTAACCTCTTGATCTTTCATGACCTCTTTTGTAATACCTTCCTAACATGGTATTATAAGgattatgtaaatgaaataacacaaCTATGCTTAATACACTGCCAGGCACACAATAAacgctaaataaatattagttgatgGTTCAGCTGTCTAGCTCAAGGATTCAATTCTGAATGCTCATTAGAATCCCCTGAGGAGTTTTTAAAGGAAACCCTTGCCTAGGACCCattccagaccaattaaatcagaagaTATGGAGAGGAAGCCAGGCACTGGTATCTTGAAGAAGTCCTCAAGGGGATTCTAACatgcagccaggattgagaaacAATGAGAATCTCTTCTACAAGGTATCTAGTTGGTGAAAATCTTGACAATTTCTGGTGGGAAGAGCCTTATTGCCTCCCCAAATAGATCATTTCATTCTAAAAAAGCATTTCCTCAAAAGGAGGCAACATCTGTCTGTGCCATTTCTACTCAGTggtttttgttctgctttttgaAGACACTTATCACTAGGTAAAATGCGTTTCTTCCGGCCTTCTAAAGTGTTCACATCTCCAGGATAAGGTGCCTATTTCCTTTAACTCACCCCTATGACTGGATTTGGGCTTTTCTCCCCATTGGCTCTGTGGCCTTTTCTAAGTGTCCTGCTGAGGATGAAACACTGGATTCCAGGTGGAACCTTTCCAGTTTGGGACAGAACCAGATTAGCAGTAACAATCTTCATTTCAGACACTTCATATCTATGAATCCAACCAAAGAAGGGGTTAGTTTTTGTTGCTGCCACATCACATTACCGATATGGCAACTGCAGTCAATTGCAATTGTATTTCTGTTAATGAAGCTAAAGGTCTTCCTGTACTTAAGCAGTTGATTTTAATATCCACATGTAGAACATTACATACTTTTCTACTAAATTGCCTCCTTCGTTCAAGAATATttattgtgctaagcacttgGTACACAGAGGCAAACAAAATAGACTTGGTTCTTAACCCTAACGGAGTTTAAAATATAGcatgggagaaggaaaaaaacaaacaccactatagtttttaaagtcatttcagCCATCCAAACTCTCAAAATCACATCACTTGTCATGCCTCAGTTCCCTTTCATCAGTGGCTATGAGATGTTTCTATAAAACCTGAGCCTCCACCAGCTCCCTATGTAACCACACAACGTAGGTCCCTCTACAGGAGCCCATTTCCCCTTCCTGATAATTCAGATTGCATTATCAGTTTCATTTCTGGCAGCCTGCCATTCTTCCTAGATTGCCCTTTCCTTTTAGAATTACATAATGCAAAAAACATGCCTGAAAGTTTCTATCAACTTTATGAAATCTGTCTTCCTGCAGTTGAGGCACACGGCAGACTAGACAGACtgttctcctgcctccttccctccactgCCCTGAACCCTGTGGAAAGGCTCTTACTAAGGATTACATAACTTCCTCTTTACCAGTTCCTCTTCCCTGTAAACAATTCTCTCCCATTACAAAATTTTAAACCCTGAATTTTATCCTCTACCAAAATGGTTTCTTCTTGATCAAATTATAGGTAAAGAAAGGCCAAGTTCTTCCAAATATTTCTCTTTGTGTATAATGCCAAATCAGGAAATTAATTACTGTAATTCAAATCCACTTTACATTACAGCATTCAGAGCTTGAATACACATGCCTGCAAAAATGTTTATCGAGACCAGGGTCTCTGTCTTGTTTCACCTGTTTTCCAAGCAGTACTTAGCCAGGTATGAAATACAGGGGGTGCGAAAAAGATGCATacgcattttaagagatgttatctatgtattacttttcaaagttgaattgaattacatagcaatgtgtagtatgatgttcgctcaaaagatggcattaatcaagacatggaaacaaccaaatgtccttcgatagatgaatggataaagaagttgtggtatatatacacaatggaatactattcggtggtaagaaaagatgacatagggacatttgtgacaacatagatggctcttgagaatataatgctaagcgaaataagtcagacagaaaaagcagagaaccatatgatttcaccgatatgtggtatataaaccaaaacaacaaaagaacaagacaaacaaatgagaaacaaaaactcatagacacagacaacagtttagtggttaccagagggctaggggggtggggggtgggacatgagggtaagggggatcaaatgtatggtgatggaaggagaactgactctgggtggtgaacacacaatgggatttatagatgatgtaatacagcattgtacacctgaaatctatgtaattttactaacaattgtcaccccaataaattaaaaaaaaatcttaaaattttaagaaaccagaaaaaaaagatggcattaatcaaatgatgctagcattcactgtattaaaattttaatacagtttattcctttcttaaaatgtgtatatattttttgacaccctctataTTTACTAAAATGAGATTAATcaaaaggtgttttttaaaaagctaacttTCATCAAGCACTTATATGCCAAGGTTAAGTTCTTCACATGCAGTTTTCATTTctacaaacaagaaaactgaggcttagaaaagattaaattgttttcccaaggtcacagttaGTTAGgtctagtttatttattttttttaaagattttattggggaagggaaacaggactttattggggggaagagtgtgtacttccaggacttttttccaagtcaagttgttgtcctttcagtcttagttgtggagggcgcagctcagctccaggtccagttgccgttttctagttgcagggggcgcagcccaccatcccttgcgggagtcaaaacggcaaccttgtggttgagaggacgcgctccaaccaactgagccatccaggagctcagcggcagctcagctcaaggtgccgtgttcaatcttagttgcagggggcggagcccaccatcccttgcgggactcgaggaattgaactggcaaccttgtggttgagagcacactggcccatgtgggaatcgaactggcagccttcggagttaggagcatggagctctaaccgcctgagccactgggccggcccaggtctagtttttttaaattaaagtttactggggtgacaattgttagtaaagttacgtccGATTTTGATAACCTTGCTCTGAATGTCTTGATGCTATACCTGCTAAGAGGCTGCTATAGAGAAAAAGGGCAGTCACACTTAGAAAGGAATGTGGTGAGACCTCCTGGAACTCTCTCCTCATGTCTTCTAGCTCTTGATGATGACCTCTCAGACTGAGCTCTTTATAGCATAGCAGGCAATGCCCAGGAAAGGGCCAATAACAAGTAGCACTGCTAACATTCTCTGCTGTCACAAGCAAGTGGAATCCACACACTATCTTCTTACAAGGTTCTAGTCTCCAATTACCTAACTCAGGGCATTATTTGAGCTGCAGTTAGTTACTTTCAAAGTCTTGGATGCACATCTGTTTCCCATCTACATTATCACTCTATGCTCTATGCTTCTAGGTCCGAAGACTTTGACCGGACTCAGTGGCAGTGCTGCCACCTGACTTGGTTTCGTTGGGCTACTTCGCTCTCCTGTGCAGTGGTACAAGTCTGCCTAGGAGGCAGGTGCTGTGCTCTCTCAGTCTGTTATGTTAATTGCATGCCCCTGTAGGCAGGTGATTTTAATACGCCTCATTTGGTCATAggttgaaaaggaagaaatctaGGACCCTTTCCTCTATTCCTACCATGGAACGAGAGACTGCCACAGTTTATCTGTCACATACCATGTGGCGACATgtgtcaaaataaatgaacaccaCATATGAGGGAAGCAGTTAAGGCAGGAAGCTGGCTAGGGGCCGGCAGTGGGCCCAGCTCACTTAAGGCTGTAACTACCTTTAGGGAAACTGATGctcatctttgaaaaatatgacGTGTCATTTCTGTTCACCTCCATCTCTATTCCCATAACAACTTCCCTAAAGGAAGATGATTTCATAGTtcagttatttaaatataataaataaaacaaaccttgAACATATACCACAGCCAAAGGAAAGGTTAGAGCAGGACATTCCATAAGATACTACTatatttgctgtttgttttgtgATACCATAATGCTGCTACATACATAGTGTCGATATTCAAATGGTCCAAAGTAGGATGAAAGTAAAGTTTCTCACAGTGTTTGAAAAGAAACCATGTATTATTTATGCTTGGTGTTCAAGTGACTTATTAAAATAAGAGATGACTCAATGTTTGGCATTCTGTTGTAGGAAAAATCTGAAGACCTTATAAAAGCTACACATGAGGAACATGCCATTTGGCACCTTCACTTTTTGATCCCTACTGAAGACGATGAGAAGTCGTATCATAACGATGACAACTACTTCAGTCAGCAGCTGGCCCTACTCCTCCCAGGGAGCACGCTTTATAACTAACCACAGCATCCAATCATCACATGTTTCAGCATCAAATTCTACTGCCTGTTCCATGGATGAAAAATTACTCTCTAGTGTGTTAATAGCATTCTACTCTGTGATTTTCATTGTGGGACTGGTTGGAAATATAATTGCCCTCTATGTATTTCTGGGTATCCACCGCAAAAGAAATTCCATTCAGATTTACCTCCTTAATGTAGCCATTGCAGACCTCTTACTTATCTTCTGCCTCCCTTTCCGAATAATGTATCACATTAACCAAAACAAGTGGACACTAGGTGTGATTCTTTGCAAGGTTGTGGGAACACTATTTTATATGAACATGTACATTAGCATTATTTTGCTTGGATTCATTAGTTTGGATCGCTACATAAAAATCAATCGGTCTATTCAACAACGGAAGGCAATAACAACCAAACAAAGTATTTATGTTTGCTGCACGGTATGGACAGTTGCTCTTGTTGGATTTTTAATGATGATTATTTTAACTCTTAAGAACGGAGGTCATAATTCCACAATGTGTTTCCATTATAGAGATAAGCAGGATGCAAAAGGAGaagcaatttttaatttaattcttgtAGTTATGTTCTGGCTAATTTTCCTACTGATAATCCTTTCATATATTAAGATCGGTAAGAATCTATTGAGGATTTCTAAAAGGAGGTCAAAATTTCCTAATTCTGGTAAATATGCCACTACAGCCCGGAATTCCTTTATTGTGCTTATAATTTTTACCATATGTTTTGTTCCATATCATGCCTTCCGATTTGTCTATATTTCTTCACAGCTAAATGTGCCATCTTGTTATTGGAAGGAAATCGTTCACAAAACCAATGAGATCATGCTGGTTTTTTCATCTTTCAATAGCTGCTTAGATCCAGTCATGTATTTCCTGATGTCTAGTAATATCCGCAAAATAATGTGCCAACTTCTTTCTAGACGATTTCAAGGGGAATCGAGCAGGAGTGAAAGCACGTCAGAATTTAAACCAGGATACTCCCTGCACGAGGGGCCTGCGGCAGCTAAAATTCAGGCTACTTCTTAAAGCATCTGAGGTGAACATATTAAAAACCTCTTAATTCCTTGGAGAACTAAAAGTTACAAAACAAAGCTCTAACATTTACAAAGCTCAGATCTTCTCAAAGCTATTTTCCTGCTTTTGACATTTCATTTGcttaactataaaatatttcaagaaaaagaaaagcttatgtTCATCACTAGATTTTAATtctgtatgtaaaatattttcaaaataatactatTAAGCTAACACTGTTGACACAGATTATAAAGTTAAGTGAAATTTATGACTTTAACaacagaattaaagaaaatgtcataGTTTCTCAAGTCACTAAAGTAGTTACTCAAAATTAAGCACCTAATACTAACTTTAAGTGTGTTTAAAAGTAAGCTAAATGATTGAGAACCGACTTAAAGTGTCAGAAAACATGTTGATTGTCATTTAAAAAGCTTGTAAGTTTGCCACTGTAATTCACTGATGCCTAAGCCTCTATAACAGATGAAATGATAATaaacttcaaataaaaaatgaaatcacccACCATCTATCACTGCCtagataaaatggaaagaatttaaGCACTGTATagtaaaatcaaagaacagatgaGCTTAGAATTCAATAGCCTAGCAACAGGACTTAAAACTGCACCTTacttaaaacacatttataaataattcagcCACCTTGAACCACACTTTGACAGAGTGAAATTGAAGATGTGCACACCCTATGACCCAGAAAGTCCGCTACTAGGTATACATCTTACAGAACCACTGAAACACGCACACAAGAAAACATACGTAATGATGCTCAGTGAACTACTGTTCATAATACTAAACAattggaaacagcctaagtgaTTATGCATCAGCAAAGGAATGGAGAAATTAACTGTGGCTTATTCACAAAATGGGATACTATACAGCATTTCAATGAAATAAACTATACCAGCATGTATCAACATGGAGAATTCTCAAAGACAACattgaatgaaaaacaaactgcAAAAGTGTATGaaatcatttatgtaaaatgcaaaaacacataaaacagtaCCGTATTCTTTATGGATCTATAgatatgcaataaaaataaaaaaaaatgcacggTAATATACACTATGTGCATATCAACTGGAAGTTAATGGTTATATCTGGAGAGATTTGAAGCGAACGTGGCAAAATGTTAATGTCTGTTAAACTTGTGTGGTAGCATGTGGGTATTTGTTATgttatttttggtatatttctgagggtttgaaatatttcataataataaagaaaacctgTAGACTAGAATTAAAAGGTGcaaattctgaaattttcatgtatgttcaaaaataaatggagagtAAGCTCTAAGAGAAAAGGATCTTATTCATCACTGACTCCCCAGAGTTCAGTGCCTTGCCTGATACACAAGAggtcaatacatatttgttgaacaatTCAATGAATGAGCGAATGAGTGGATGGCTGAACGAGACAGGGAGGCGGGAGGAAAGGGTGCTTAACAGAATCGAAGaagtgtatttcatttttttcctagtcaaCGTGTCTGGACATAgctgcataccatgtttccccgaaaataagacctagccagacaatcagctctaatgcatcttttggagcaaaaattaatacaagacccggtcttattttactataagaccgggtataatataatatataatataatactggatcttatattaatttttgctccaaaagacgcattagagctgattatctggctaggtcttattttcggggaaacatggcagaacATCATACAGTTGTAATCAGGAGATGTCATTAAGGCAACCACTCTCAAAAGTTCGGCTGGCATTTGTTCTTTGGTCACACACAGAAGCAGGATGCCATTGACTGAATATGTAAAAGCCTATTATGACAAACTCCAAGGATCCATTCATAAGTTTCTGTCAGAGTATGACAATTATTTATAATCAAAATACTTCTTCAAACTTCAGGTAGGCCACTGACTGAGAAACCGATATTCAGGAGTATGAAGAATTTTGTTAgggttgaatttattttaatgagatttGGCTTATATACAATTAGTGCTCAGTTAGCCATGTTTCAATAAGTGCATACAATTGGTTGAATAAAGAATAGGTCAAAgcagaattatatttaaaaaatgagaaacatttgagaaaatgcaaatttgcagagaaaatgcaaatttgCAGAAAAAATAGAGGGGtcagaaaaaagtaataaagtttATATTACCTTGCTTTGACAAAGTTTACAAATACCACCTAACTGAAATTCAGCAGATCtgtttatatgattttaaatatcaTGATAATACTGATGTTCCCTCATGTtctcaaaattattcttttacattactggtaaatattttatatccctACATGTGTCTATTGTAAACATACAGTTTGAGTggttaaattacatttttattattattagttttatggactagtaaaagaaaaacactcataGTTCTAGAAGCTGTCTCATAATTTCATTAAATGAGATGATTCCTATAAAACCCTGCACAAtggcattctttaaaaaattaaaaagtacattgAGTTAATTATTGGTGTAATATTCGTGATAAGATAGATTTTGATAAAAGTCAACCTGCTTATAAGCTCATAACAGATTTTGTTTAGTGACAGAAGTTTCACTAACAACATGCCTTTGAGTAACCTGAATCTTGAGaatgtttctaaattttcagAACAACATGATGCTGACTTAACAAATTTAAGGCTATTTACTATATATaaccttttatttcttactaAGCATTAATGTATGCAAGCAACAAACACTGTCCCTACCTCCCCAACCTCAGGTTTAGTTCTAGAAGTATACAGAAGAAGGAAATTCAGAAGTACTGTATTCTCATCTTGCAAAAGATTTTCAGAACAAGTTTCTAAATAACACCCCATGTGTGCAAAACCAAACAAGGGCAAAATTAATTGCCTGGCTGCCAGAGTGAGACCTAAATGCTGAGTATTGCTGTTAGTTTTGAAAAAGTACTCTGTGGAGAGCTGGGTTTGATGGCGGTTGGATTTCTAAGATCAGGtcactagaaaaagaaaattttgttctAGTACAGAAGGTTTTATCTTCAACTTCTCTTTAAAATGGACTTTTCAGTCCTGCTGATATAAAAGCAGAACTAATATAATTACAACTCTTTGAGGCAAAGCCTTACTGAAAGTTatccacaagaaaaaaacagcatgAAATTGAGTTCTCTCAACAGGCAACCTGGGTTTTGCAGAAACATGTTAACAGACTAATTATTTTTTagcctttcaaaatataaatggagGGGCAgcagttagctcagtgggttagagcgtggtgctcttaacaacaaggttgccgtttgatccccacatgggccactgtgagctgcgccctccacaactagattgaaacaactacttgacttggagctgatgggtcctggaaaaacacacttaaataaataaaagttcaaaaatatatacaaatggaaatttattttaccagatattaaaatatatttttatcctttaataaGGAGAACATTGTGGAGCAGATACAAGGATAAACTTATCAGTGGACCAGAATACACATCTCTAAGCAGACCCTCAATGGCACGTGAGAAGATTATATTCAAATTAATGGCTCTCAAAAGGGTAGGAGCAGGAACAATTCAGAGGGAAACCTAAGATTTTGTTAATTTGAGATGTGCTAGAATGTTGTAAAGTGAGGTTGAGTGAAATTTTTAAGTTTCCCGAGTGACTGGTACACTTTCTTCCCTCAGAGACGATCACTGCAAATAAAGGAGACGCCACAAAAAGCatcagggaaggaaggaatggactAACAAACAGCGCTgtgctaatttaaaataaaaagccaattCATAGTTTCACATtgtttcacacacatacacaacataTTATAAGTGGATCTAAGagttaaatgtaaataatgaaaccattagaagatttaaaaatatgtaagcgACTAACTCATCTGTGAATGGGAAAGAACTTTCTattaataaaactagaaataaccaCAGGAAAAATGCATAGATTTGACTTAAAAGaagtagattcttttttttttttggtcaaaaaccataaaaataaaagcaaaagcacaAAGTTGGAAAATATTCACAACAGATATGACATTTACTGTAGAGTTTTTTATGTCAGGCACCAGAAGACACCATGAACTTGTAAAGAAACCTGTACTTTTGATCAGAAGAAAGCATTTGAAACCCAGAATACAATCTGAATTATGTCAACTCGAGATAGAAACTAAGGCACATTCTCATATTGGTTGATGCAGTGTCTTTTTTTATAGCTACATGACCCAGTTGAAAACACATTCCTGTAAGTGGCTGCTGTACTGCCTCAGTTGTCTAATTTTCAGATGAAGATGAGGAGGGCTGATTGGGTGGTGGTAACAATAGACTCAGAACTGGCAAGCAAGTACTAGGTTTGTCATAAACTTCTACCTTGTTTCTTATTTCCCCTCATCGAGTTCACATGCAAGGAAATGGGAAGCAAAGTAAAACACGTATTTACAGGCCTTTTACTATGCAAGGTGCTTGACATGCGTTATTATCATTTACTCTTCATTGCACTGTGATGTAAGTATCAACTGTACTTTACATATGAAGGGATGCAAGTTGGTAGACTTTTATTCCATAGACATTATCTCTGTTAAgacaatgctttttattttcctttcattttgccCAAGCACAATAGTAATTACtg
It includes:
- the GPR34 gene encoding putative G-protein coupled receptor 34, yielding MRSRIITMTTTSVSSWPYSSQGARFITNHSIQSSHVSASNSTACSMDEKLLSSVLIAFYSVIFIVGLVGNIIALYVFLGIHRKRNSIQIYLLNVAIADLLLIFCLPFRIMYHINQNKWTLGVILCKVVGTLFYMNMYISIILLGFISLDRYIKINRSIQQRKAITTKQSIYVCCTVWTVALVGFLMMIILTLKNGGHNSTMCFHYRDKQDAKGEAIFNLILVVMFWLIFLLIILSYIKIGKNLLRISKRRSKFPNSGKYATTARNSFIVLIIFTICFVPYHAFRFVYISSQLNVPSCYWKEIVHKTNEIMLVFSSFNSCLDPVMYFLMSSNIRKIMCQLLSRRFQGESSRSESTSEFKPGYSLHEGPAAAKIQATS